The following proteins are encoded in a genomic region of Mycolicibacterium confluentis:
- the mltG gene encoding endolytic transglycosylase MltG: MTDDVEPGRAQPVAVGPPRRRMSRAARARAERHRRHRRWVSVLTVAVLIAVVLGLVFVGSKLWHGMSGTPDDFAGEGVDDVVIQIHEGDSTTAVGKTLAEANVVATSKSFVDAAAGSDAIAAIQPGFYRVRTEIPAALAVEKLADPSNRVGKLTIPEGRQLDDIADVKSGAVTDGVFTMISKASCVDLNGEQKCVPAADLKAAAGTATLTELQVPEWAAERVTAMGDDHRRIEGLIAPGTWNVDPDGSPTSILSSLIGTSTTHYTNRGLIETAANLRMSPYDVLVVGSLVQKESTPEDFAKVARVIYNRLAVPQRLEFDSTVNYSLDRQEIATTDADRATVTPWNTYASEGLPATPVGAPGDPALEAAEHPAPGDWLYFVTIDMQGTTLFTKDYEQHLANIEVAQRNGVLDSAR; this comes from the coding sequence ATGACTGACGATGTGGAACCCGGACGGGCGCAACCGGTCGCAGTCGGGCCACCGCGTCGCCGCATGTCCCGGGCCGCACGCGCGCGGGCCGAACGGCATCGGCGGCACAGGCGATGGGTCTCCGTGCTGACGGTGGCGGTGCTCATCGCGGTGGTGCTCGGCCTCGTGTTCGTCGGATCCAAGCTCTGGCACGGCATGTCGGGCACTCCGGATGACTTCGCGGGCGAGGGTGTCGACGACGTCGTGATCCAGATCCACGAGGGCGACTCGACCACGGCGGTCGGGAAGACCCTGGCCGAGGCCAACGTCGTCGCCACGTCCAAGAGTTTCGTCGACGCCGCCGCGGGCAGCGATGCGATCGCCGCCATTCAGCCCGGCTTCTACCGCGTGCGCACCGAGATTCCGGCTGCCCTGGCCGTCGAGAAGCTCGCCGATCCCAGCAACCGGGTCGGTAAGTTGACCATCCCCGAGGGGCGGCAACTGGACGACATCGCCGACGTCAAGTCCGGTGCCGTGACCGACGGCGTGTTCACCATGATCTCCAAGGCCAGCTGTGTCGATCTCAACGGCGAGCAGAAGTGTGTGCCCGCGGCCGACTTGAAGGCCGCCGCAGGCACCGCGACGCTGACGGAACTGCAGGTGCCGGAATGGGCGGCTGAGCGTGTGACCGCGATGGGTGACGACCACCGCCGCATCGAGGGGCTGATCGCGCCCGGCACCTGGAACGTCGACCCCGACGGGTCCCCGACGAGCATCCTGTCCTCGTTGATCGGCACCAGCACCACGCACTACACCAACCGCGGCCTCATCGAGACCGCCGCCAACCTGCGGATGTCGCCCTACGACGTCCTGGTGGTGGGGTCCCTGGTGCAGAAGGAGTCGACGCCCGAGGACTTCGCCAAGGTCGCCAGGGTGATCTACAACCGCCTCGCCGTGCCTCAGCGCCTCGAGTTCGACTCGACCGTGAACTACTCCCTGGACCGCCAGGAGATCGCCACCACCGATGCGGACCGCGCCACGGTCACCCCGTGGAACACCTACGCGTCGGAGGGTCTGCCCGCCACGCCGGTCGGAGCCCCCGGTGACCCGGCCCTGGAGGCCGCCGAGCACCCCGCGCCCGGCGACTGGCTGTACTTCGTGACGATCGACATGCAGGGCACCACGCTGTTCACCAAGGACTACGAGCAGCATCTCGCCAACATCGAGGTGGCCCAGCGCAACGGTGTCCTCGACAGTGCCCGCTGA
- the ruvX gene encoding Holliday junction resolvase RuvX, with protein MDSDPHRQPDRPGADDPGRGRRLGVDVGTVRIGVAVSDPDGILATPVETVARDRKKSSTRHLARLCALAAEYDVVEVIVGLPRTLADRAGASAQDAIEVAEALSRRLADIPVRMADERLTTVSASRSLREAGVRAKGQRSVIDQAAAVAILQGWLDQRRTVLGNSQPEGSND; from the coding sequence GTGGATTCCGACCCGCACCGGCAGCCTGACCGACCCGGCGCCGATGACCCTGGCCGCGGCAGAAGGCTCGGTGTCGATGTGGGGACGGTCCGCATCGGTGTCGCGGTGAGCGATCCGGACGGCATCCTGGCCACACCCGTGGAAACCGTTGCGCGAGACCGCAAGAAGTCGAGCACCAGGCATCTGGCCCGGCTCTGCGCGCTGGCCGCCGAATACGACGTCGTCGAAGTGATCGTCGGGCTGCCGCGCACCCTGGCCGACCGGGCCGGCGCGTCGGCTCAGGACGCCATCGAGGTGGCCGAGGCGTTGAGCAGACGGCTTGCCGACATTCCGGTCCGGATGGCCGACGAACGGCTCACCACAGTCTCGGCCTCCCGGTCGTTGAGGGAGGCCGGCGTGCGCGCCAAAGGACAGCGCAGCGTGATCGATCAGGCCGCCGCGGTGGCAATTCTGCAGGGCTGGTTGGACCAGCGCCGTACAGTACTGGGCAATTCTCAACCCGAGGGGTCGAATGACTGA
- a CDS encoding prepilin peptidase, with the protein MWATAIVVTAWLVALSVWDLRTHRLPNALTLPPAAVILVTAALLGHGGAALAGALTLAGAYLVVHLVSPTGLGAGDVKLALGVGALTGAFGTGAWALAAVGAPVLTVVGALAVRRTAVPHGPGMCAATALAVIAAG; encoded by the coding sequence GTGTGGGCGACGGCGATCGTGGTGACGGCCTGGCTCGTGGCGCTCAGCGTCTGGGACCTGCGCACGCACCGACTGCCGAATGCGCTCACACTGCCGCCTGCCGCGGTGATTCTCGTGACCGCGGCCCTTCTCGGACATGGAGGTGCGGCGTTGGCGGGCGCGCTGACCCTGGCCGGTGCGTATCTGGTGGTGCACCTCGTCTCGCCGACGGGACTGGGCGCGGGCGACGTCAAGCTCGCGCTCGGAGTCGGGGCGCTCACGGGAGCCTTCGGGACCGGGGCGTGGGCTCTCGCTGCGGTGGGCGCGCCCGTGCTGACCGTCGTCGGTGCGCTCGCCGTCCGGCGCACCGCGGTGCCGCACGGTCCGGGCATGTGCGCCGCGACGGCGTTGGCGGTGATCGCCGCCGGTTAG
- the aroC gene encoding chorismate synthase codes for MLRWTTAGESHGRALVAVIEGMVAGVHVTSADIAAQLARRRLGYGRGARMKFEQDQVSVLAGVRHGLTMGGPVAVEIGNTEWPKWETVMAADPVDASELDVARNAPLTRPRPGHADYAGMLKYGFDDARPVLERASARETAARVAAGTVAREFLRQALGVEVLSHVISIGASAPYTGPTPEPGDLEAIDASQVRAFDADAEAAMIDEIEAAKRDGDTLGGVVEVVAHGLPIGLGSFTSGDNRLDSQLAAALMGIQAIKGVEVGDGFETARRRGSQAHDEIYPGPDGVVRSTNRAGGLEGGMTNGQPLRVRAAMKPISTVPRALATVDMATGDEAVAIHQRSDVCAVPAAGVVAETMVALVLARAVLDKFGGDSLTETRRNIDSYLKAVAEREPTASQTVASG; via the coding sequence GTGTTGCGATGGACTACTGCCGGTGAATCCCATGGCCGTGCACTGGTGGCCGTGATCGAAGGCATGGTCGCCGGAGTGCACGTCACCTCTGCCGACATCGCCGCCCAGTTGGCGCGGCGCCGCCTCGGCTACGGCCGCGGTGCGCGGATGAAGTTCGAGCAGGACCAGGTGAGTGTGCTCGCGGGAGTCCGCCACGGCCTCACCATGGGTGGCCCGGTCGCGGTGGAGATCGGCAACACCGAATGGCCCAAGTGGGAGACGGTCATGGCGGCCGACCCCGTCGACGCGTCCGAACTCGACGTCGCGCGCAACGCGCCGCTGACCCGTCCGCGCCCCGGCCACGCCGACTACGCGGGCATGCTCAAGTACGGCTTCGACGACGCTCGGCCCGTCCTGGAGCGCGCCAGCGCGCGTGAGACCGCGGCCCGGGTGGCCGCAGGCACCGTCGCGCGGGAATTCCTCCGCCAGGCACTGGGCGTCGAGGTGCTCTCCCACGTCATCTCCATCGGTGCGTCGGCGCCCTACACCGGACCGACACCGGAACCGGGTGACCTGGAGGCCATCGACGCCAGTCAGGTGCGCGCGTTCGACGCCGACGCCGAAGCCGCGATGATCGACGAGATCGAGGCCGCCAAGCGCGACGGCGACACGCTCGGCGGCGTCGTCGAGGTCGTGGCCCACGGCCTGCCGATCGGCCTGGGCTCCTTCACCAGCGGCGACAACCGCCTCGACAGCCAGCTTGCGGCGGCCCTGATGGGTATCCAGGCGATCAAGGGCGTCGAGGTCGGTGACGGCTTCGAGACCGCGCGGCGTCGCGGCAGCCAGGCGCACGATGAGATCTACCCGGGCCCCGACGGTGTGGTGCGCTCCACCAACCGCGCCGGAGGACTCGAGGGCGGCATGACCAACGGCCAGCCGCTGCGGGTCCGGGCCGCGATGAAACCCATCTCGACGGTGCCGCGCGCCCTGGCCACGGTCGACATGGCGACGGGTGACGAGGCCGTGGCGATCCACCAGCGCTCGGACGTGTGCGCGGTGCCCGCCGCCGGTGTCGTCGCCGAGACGATGGTGGCGCTGGTGCTCGCGCGCGCGGTGCTCGACAAGTTCGGTGGGGACTCGCTGACCGAGACCCGCCGCAACATCGACTCCTATCTGAAGGCCGTGGCCGAGCGCGAACCCACCGCGTCACAGACGGTCGCGTCGGGCTAG
- a CDS encoding shikimate kinase yields MAPKAVLVGMPGSGKSTIGRRLAKAMGLPLLDTDVKIVETTGKEIPEIFAEGGEAEFRRIEEEVVRAALAEHDGIVSLGGGAVTTPGVRDALVGHTVVYLEISAAEGVRRTTQGAVRPLLEGGDPAEKYRKLMADRVPLYRRVATIRINTNRRNPGAVVRHLAARLEEPDTDRSARSNRRRRRPPWRLSNGGSAKPGNGSGDATTSPKAPETPSPPTGPVTPATPAALAARRTEVRE; encoded by the coding sequence ATGGCTCCCAAGGCCGTGCTGGTCGGCATGCCGGGTTCGGGCAAATCGACCATCGGGCGACGCCTGGCCAAGGCGATGGGGCTGCCGCTGTTGGACACCGACGTCAAGATCGTCGAGACCACGGGTAAGGAGATCCCCGAGATCTTCGCCGAGGGCGGTGAGGCCGAGTTCCGCCGCATCGAGGAGGAGGTCGTCAGGGCCGCGCTTGCCGAGCACGACGGCATCGTGTCGCTGGGCGGCGGGGCCGTCACCACCCCCGGCGTCCGCGACGCGTTGGTGGGGCACACGGTCGTCTATCTGGAGATCAGTGCCGCAGAAGGGGTTCGGCGCACCACGCAGGGCGCGGTGCGGCCACTGCTCGAAGGCGGTGACCCGGCCGAGAAGTACCGCAAGCTGATGGCCGACCGCGTTCCGCTGTACCGGCGGGTGGCCACCATCCGGATCAACACCAACCGCCGCAATCCGGGTGCCGTCGTGCGGCATCTTGCGGCCAGGTTGGAGGAGCCCGATACGGATCGCTCCGCACGTTCCAACCGCCGCAGGCGCCGTCCCCCGTGGCGGCTGTCCAACGGCGGTTCGGCCAAGCCGGGCAACGGATCCGGCGACGCCACCACATCCCCGAAGGCCCCCGAGACCCCCAGTCCGCCCACCGGGCCAGTCACGCCGGCGACACCCGCCGCGCTGGCTGCCCGCCGCACCGAGGTTCGTGAATGA
- a CDS encoding Rv1893 family protein: protein MGFNPKDAVDSARDIATYAVDMSSDIVDNSVEILKGNISEGVGNIVQDSLDIAGHTFAKVKEIVTGPDAE from the coding sequence ATGGGCTTCAACCCCAAGGATGCAGTGGACTCCGCACGGGACATCGCGACCTACGCGGTGGACATGTCGAGCGACATCGTGGACAACTCCGTCGAGATCCTCAAGGGCAACATCTCCGAGGGGGTGGGCAACATCGTGCAGGACTCGCTCGACATCGCCGGCCACACCTTCGCCAAGGTCAAGGAGATCGTGACGGGCCCCGACGCCGAGTGA
- a CDS encoding shikimate dehydrogenase, with amino-acid sequence MPADPAGARRAAVLGSPISHSKSPLLHLAAYRALGLTGWTYDRIECTAEQLPALVGGFGPEWVGVSVTMPGKFAALAFADERTARAELVGSANTLVRTERGWRADNTDVDGVIGALASASVPVSGSAVVVGAGGTAPAALAGLVHAGAESVTIAARNAERAAELIDVAQRLGVVARHCPLEHRALAEAVADASVVVSTVPADVAATHVDALRGAAALLDVLYDPWPTPLAAAVAESGGTVVSGLQMLLHQAFAQVEQFTGRPAPRAEMAAALQ; translated from the coding sequence GTGCCCGCTGATCCCGCCGGGGCGCGCCGCGCCGCAGTGCTGGGTTCGCCGATCTCGCACTCGAAGTCACCGCTGCTTCACCTGGCGGCGTATCGCGCGCTCGGCCTGACGGGCTGGACCTACGACCGCATCGAGTGCACGGCCGAACAGTTGCCCGCGTTGGTCGGCGGGTTCGGTCCGGAATGGGTCGGAGTGTCGGTCACCATGCCGGGCAAGTTCGCGGCGCTGGCCTTTGCCGACGAGCGCACCGCGCGTGCGGAACTGGTCGGCTCGGCCAACACCCTGGTACGCACCGAGCGCGGATGGCGCGCCGACAACACCGACGTCGACGGCGTCATCGGGGCGCTGGCCTCGGCGTCGGTGCCCGTGTCGGGAAGTGCGGTCGTGGTCGGCGCGGGCGGCACCGCGCCCGCCGCGCTGGCCGGCCTCGTGCACGCGGGTGCTGAGTCGGTGACGATCGCCGCCCGCAACGCGGAACGGGCCGCCGAGTTGATCGACGTGGCGCAGCGCCTCGGGGTGGTGGCCCGGCACTGCCCGCTGGAGCACCGCGCGCTGGCCGAGGCCGTCGCCGACGCCTCAGTGGTGGTCAGCACCGTTCCCGCCGACGTCGCTGCGACGCACGTCGACGCACTGCGTGGCGCCGCGGCGCTGCTCGACGTGCTGTACGACCCCTGGCCCACCCCGTTGGCGGCCGCGGTCGCCGAGTCCGGTGGGACCGTCGTCAGCGGACTGCAGATGCTGCTGCATCAGGCCTTCGCGCAGGTCGAGCAGTTCACCGGGCGTCCCGCGCCACGCGCGGAGATGGCGGCCGCGCTGCAGTAG
- a CDS encoding isopenicillin N synthase family dioxygenase, whose amino-acid sequence MLPILDLEHAGSDSAGFRTALREAAHEFGFFYLTGHGVRREQCQEVLSLARQFFALPAAAKDEISQLKSPQFRGYSRLGGELTNGTVDWREQIDIGPERAVIPDAQGYWRLQGPNLWPSALPALRPAFERWSAAMSEVGLRLLRHWAVSLGAAEDVFDDAFSTLPATLIKVVRYPGTLDTTQGVGAHKDSGVLTLLLLEPDSAGLQVQLSPGRWVDVPPVEDAFVVNTGELLEVASGGYLRATQHRVLAPAPGTDRVSIPFFLNPALDAQVPIIELPPELASASRGVELDPANPIFNTYGENAWKSRTRAHPDVAELHHGITATGPARAY is encoded by the coding sequence GTGCTGCCCATCCTCGACCTTGAACACGCCGGCTCCGACTCCGCGGGATTCCGCACCGCACTTCGGGAGGCCGCGCACGAGTTCGGCTTCTTCTACCTGACCGGACACGGCGTCCGGCGCGAGCAGTGCCAGGAGGTGCTCTCCCTCGCGCGGCAGTTCTTCGCGCTGCCGGCCGCGGCCAAGGATGAGATCAGCCAGTTGAAGAGTCCGCAGTTCCGCGGCTACTCGCGCCTGGGCGGCGAACTGACCAACGGCACCGTCGACTGGCGCGAGCAGATCGACATCGGCCCCGAACGGGCCGTCATCCCCGACGCGCAGGGTTACTGGCGCCTGCAGGGCCCGAACCTGTGGCCCTCCGCGCTTCCTGCGCTGCGCCCGGCGTTTGAACGATGGAGTGCGGCGATGTCCGAGGTGGGCCTGCGCCTGCTGAGGCACTGGGCGGTGTCCCTCGGTGCTGCGGAGGACGTGTTTGACGACGCGTTCTCGACGCTGCCGGCCACGCTGATCAAGGTGGTCCGCTACCCGGGCACTCTCGACACCACGCAGGGTGTGGGTGCGCACAAGGACTCCGGTGTGCTGACGCTGCTGCTGCTCGAACCGGATTCGGCGGGCCTGCAGGTGCAGCTGAGCCCCGGTCGCTGGGTCGACGTGCCCCCGGTTGAGGACGCGTTCGTGGTCAACACCGGGGAACTGCTGGAGGTCGCCAGCGGCGGCTACCTGCGCGCCACGCAGCACCGGGTGCTGGCCCCCGCCCCGGGCACCGACCGAGTGTCGATCCCGTTCTTCCTGAACCCCGCACTGGACGCCCAGGTGCCGATCATCGAGCTGCCACCCGAATTGGCCTCAGCGTCAAGGGGAGTGGAGCTCGACCCGGCCAACCCCATCTTCAACACCTACGGCGAGAACGCGTGGAAGTCCCGCACCCGGGCGCACCCGGACGTCGCCGAACTCCACCACGGCATCACGGCCACCGGTCCGGCGCGCGCGTACTGA
- a CDS encoding B-4DMT family transporter: MSKWLLRGLVFAALMVVVRLVQGTLINQFETQALLISVVALAVFGLIALLWGFADGRFDARANPDPDRRNDLAMTWLVAGLVAGLLSGAVCWLLSLLYPALYVGGLINELTTFAAFTALLVFLPSITAVAVGRWLVDRKAPPVQRKTHSLEESRTDTDVFAAVRDDEGAAAQTEQQTSSVAVAERDTETVSPDKDRPRD, translated from the coding sequence ATGAGCAAGTGGTTGTTGCGCGGACTGGTGTTCGCAGCGCTGATGGTCGTGGTCCGTCTGGTGCAGGGCACCCTGATCAATCAGTTCGAGACGCAGGCGTTGTTGATCAGCGTCGTGGCGCTTGCGGTGTTCGGGCTCATCGCTCTGCTCTGGGGCTTCGCCGACGGACGCTTCGACGCGCGCGCCAACCCCGATCCGGACCGCCGCAACGACCTCGCGATGACCTGGCTGGTCGCCGGTCTGGTTGCGGGCCTGTTGTCCGGGGCGGTGTGCTGGCTGCTGTCGCTGCTGTACCCCGCGCTGTACGTGGGCGGGCTGATCAACGAACTGACGACGTTCGCCGCGTTCACGGCGCTCCTGGTGTTCCTGCCGTCGATCACCGCGGTGGCCGTCGGCCGCTGGCTCGTCGACCGGAAGGCCCCGCCTGTGCAGCGCAAGACGCACAGCCTCGAGGAGTCCCGCACCGACACCGACGTGTTCGCCGCGGTCCGCGACGACGAAGGCGCCGCGGCGCAGACCGAACAGCAGACCTCGTCTGTCGCGGTCGCCGAGCGGGACACCGAGACCGTCAGCCCGGACAAGGACCGTCCCAGGGACTGA
- the efp gene encoding elongation factor P — protein MASTADFKNGLVLNIDGQLWQIIEFQHVKPGKGPAFVRTKLKNVLSGKVVDKTYNAGVKVETATVDRRDATYLYRDGSDFVFMDSEDYEQHPLSEALVGRLADFLLESMPVQIAFHDGVPLYLELPVSVELVVTHTEPGLQGDRSSAGTKPATVETGAELQVPLFINTGDKLKVDTRDGSYLGRVNG, from the coding sequence GTGGCATCGACTGCCGACTTCAAGAACGGCCTCGTCCTCAACATTGACGGACAGCTGTGGCAGATCATCGAATTCCAGCACGTCAAGCCAGGTAAGGGTCCGGCCTTCGTCCGCACCAAGCTCAAGAACGTGCTGTCCGGCAAGGTCGTCGACAAGACGTACAACGCGGGTGTGAAGGTCGAGACCGCCACCGTCGACCGCCGCGACGCCACCTACCTGTACCGCGACGGCAGCGACTTCGTGTTCATGGACTCCGAGGACTACGAGCAGCACCCGCTGTCCGAGGCGCTGGTCGGTCGGCTCGCGGACTTCCTGCTGGAGAGCATGCCGGTGCAGATCGCGTTCCACGACGGCGTGCCGCTGTACCTGGAGCTGCCGGTGTCGGTCGAACTCGTGGTGACCCACACCGAGCCGGGCCTGCAGGGTGACCGCTCCAGCGCGGGCACCAAGCCGGCGACCGTGGAGACCGGTGCCGAGCTGCAGGTGCCGCTGTTCATCAACACCGGTGACAAGCTCAAGGTCGACACCCGCGACGGAAGTTACCTGGGCCGCGTGAATGGCTGA
- the nusB gene encoding transcription antitermination factor NusB, which yields MADSRLNKASKPVKGRHQARKRAVDLLFEAEARGLTPAEIADARAELARVKPEIDPVAPYTYTVARGVTEHAAHVDDLISSHLQGWTLERLPAVDRAILRVAVWELLHAEDVPEPVAVDEAVELAKELSTDDSPGFVNGVLGQIMLVTPQIRAAAEAVRSTGPDDEV from the coding sequence ATGGCTGACAGCAGGCTGAACAAGGCTTCCAAGCCGGTCAAGGGCAGGCATCAGGCCCGCAAGCGCGCGGTCGACCTGCTCTTTGAGGCTGAGGCGCGCGGGCTGACACCCGCCGAGATCGCCGACGCGCGGGCCGAGCTCGCGCGAGTGAAACCAGAAATCGATCCCGTTGCGCCGTACACCTACACCGTGGCGCGCGGGGTCACCGAGCACGCCGCGCACGTCGACGACCTGATCAGTTCGCATCTGCAGGGCTGGACGCTGGAACGTCTGCCTGCGGTGGACCGCGCGATCCTCCGGGTCGCGGTGTGGGAACTGCTGCACGCCGAGGACGTTCCGGAACCGGTGGCCGTCGACGAGGCCGTCGAGTTGGCCAAGGAGCTGTCCACCGACGATTCGCCGGGCTTCGTCAACGGCGTGCTCGGGCAGATCATGTTGGTGACGCCGCAGATCCGCGCTGCCGCGGAAGCCGTGCGGTCGACGGGCCCCGACGACGAGGTCTGA
- the aroB gene encoding 3-dehydroquinate synthase, with the protein MSDSTPVPAPVTIEVATDPAYPVIIGTGLLGELGEQLAGTHKVAILHQPTLAQTAEAVRSHLADKGIDAHRIEIPDAEGGKELPVVGFIWEVLGRIGIGRKDAVVSLGGGAATDVAGFAAATWLRGVDIVHIPTTLLGMVDAAVGGKTGINTDAGKNLVGAFHQPRAVLVDLATLQTLPPNELVAGMAEIVKAGFIADPVILDLIEADPAAAVDPGGDVLPELIRRAIAVKAEVVAADEKESALREILNYGHTLAHAIERRERYRWRHGAAVSVGLVFAAELGRLAGRLDDETADRHRTVLEALGLPVSYDADALPQLLEYMAGDKKNRAGVLRFVVLDGLAKPGRLEGPDPALLAAAYSEVARGA; encoded by the coding sequence ATGAGCGACAGCACACCCGTCCCCGCACCCGTCACCATCGAGGTGGCGACCGACCCGGCGTACCCGGTCATCATCGGCACCGGCCTGCTCGGTGAGTTGGGTGAGCAGTTGGCCGGCACCCACAAGGTCGCCATCCTGCATCAGCCCACCCTGGCGCAGACCGCCGAGGCCGTTCGAAGCCACTTGGCGGACAAGGGAATCGACGCCCACCGCATCGAGATCCCCGACGCCGAGGGCGGCAAGGAACTGCCGGTCGTGGGCTTCATCTGGGAGGTGCTGGGCCGCATCGGCATCGGCCGTAAGGACGCCGTGGTCAGCCTCGGCGGGGGAGCGGCCACCGATGTGGCGGGCTTCGCCGCGGCCACCTGGCTGCGTGGCGTGGACATCGTGCACATTCCGACCACCCTGCTGGGCATGGTCGACGCCGCCGTGGGCGGTAAGACCGGCATCAACACCGATGCCGGCAAGAACCTCGTCGGTGCGTTCCACCAACCGCGCGCGGTGCTGGTCGATCTGGCGACGCTGCAGACGCTGCCGCCCAACGAGCTCGTCGCAGGCATGGCCGAGATCGTCAAGGCCGGCTTCATCGCCGACCCGGTGATCCTCGACCTCATCGAAGCCGACCCGGCCGCGGCCGTCGACCCGGGCGGTGACGTGCTGCCCGAACTGATCCGCCGCGCCATCGCGGTCAAGGCCGAGGTGGTGGCCGCCGACGAGAAGGAGTCGGCGCTGCGCGAGATCCTCAACTACGGCCACACTTTGGCGCACGCGATCGAACGTCGCGAGCGGTACCGCTGGCGCCACGGCGCCGCGGTGTCGGTGGGGTTGGTGTTCGCCGCCGAACTCGGCCGGTTGGCCGGACGCCTCGACGACGAGACCGCCGATCGGCATCGCACGGTGCTGGAGGCGCTGGGCCTGCCGGTCAGCTACGACGCCGACGCGCTCCCGCAACTGCTCGAGTACATGGCCGGCGACAAGAAGAACCGGGCCGGCGTGCTGCGGTTCGTCGTGCTCGACGGGCTGGCCAAGCCGGGACGGCTCGAGGGACCCGATCCCGCCCTGCTGGCGGCGGCCTACTCCGAGGTCGCCCGCGGGGCCTGA
- a CDS encoding M24 family metallopeptidase: MTHSQRRDRLCASLQSADLDAMLVSDLNNVRYLSGFSGSNAALLVYADGRTAVLATDGRYRTQAAKQAPDVEVVIERACGRCLALRAATDGVRRLGFEGHVLTVDAFDVLSRTLVDHASTDLVRASGAVESLREVKDAGEVALLRLACEAADAALADLIERGGLRPGRTEKQVRNDLEALMFDHGADGVSFETIVAAGVNSAIPHHRPTETVLAAGDFVKIDFGALVAGYHSDMTRTFVLGHAADWQREIYDLVAAAQRAGRHALAPGVALSDVDAASRQIIVDAGYGDTFSHGLGHGVGLQIHEAPGINASAAGTLLAGSAVTVEPGVYLPDRGGVRIEDTLVVGEADAPELLTRFPKELHILPI, encoded by the coding sequence GTGACACATTCCCAGCGCCGTGACAGGTTGTGTGCTTCGTTACAGTCCGCGGATCTGGACGCGATGCTGGTCAGCGACCTCAACAACGTCCGGTACCTCTCGGGGTTCAGCGGGTCGAACGCGGCGCTGCTGGTCTACGCCGACGGACGGACCGCCGTGTTGGCCACCGACGGGCGCTATCGCACCCAGGCGGCCAAGCAGGCCCCGGACGTCGAGGTGGTCATCGAACGCGCCTGCGGGCGGTGCCTGGCACTGCGCGCAGCCACCGACGGCGTGCGCCGTCTCGGGTTCGAGGGGCATGTGCTGACGGTCGATGCGTTCGACGTGCTGTCCCGAACGCTGGTCGACCATGCGAGCACGGATCTGGTGCGGGCTTCGGGTGCCGTCGAATCGCTGCGGGAGGTCAAGGACGCCGGTGAGGTGGCCCTGCTGCGGTTGGCGTGCGAGGCCGCCGACGCGGCCCTGGCCGATCTGATCGAGCGCGGGGGACTGCGACCTGGGCGCACCGAGAAGCAGGTGCGCAACGACCTCGAGGCGTTGATGTTCGATCACGGCGCCGACGGCGTGTCGTTCGAGACGATCGTCGCCGCGGGTGTGAACTCCGCCATTCCACACCACCGCCCCACCGAAACCGTCCTGGCCGCAGGCGATTTCGTCAAAATTGACTTCGGCGCACTGGTGGCCGGCTATCACTCGGACATGACCCGGACCTTTGTGTTGGGGCACGCCGCCGACTGGCAGCGCGAAATCTACGACCTGGTGGCGGCCGCGCAGCGCGCCGGACGGCACGCGCTGGCTCCCGGCGTCGCGCTGTCGGACGTCGACGCCGCTTCTCGGCAGATCATCGTCGACGCAGGCTACGGCGACACCTTCAGCCACGGCCTCGGACACGGCGTCGGACTGCAGATCCATGAAGCGCCGGGAATCAATGCCAGCGCCGCCGGTACACTGCTTGCTGGCTCGGCGGTGACCGTGGAGCCTGGTGTCTACTTGCCCGATCGCGGCGGTGTCCGCATCGAGGACACGCTTGTGGTCGGGGAGGCGGACGCTCCCGAACTGCTTACGCGGTTCCCCAAGGAACTGCACATTCTCCCGATTTAA